The nucleotide sequence GGACACGGCCGGGGCGACCGGGCTGCCGGTCCGCCGCACCAGCCAGGTGGCCAGGAACGGCGCCGTGCCCCCGAACAGCGGGAGCGCCCCCATGGTCAACCCATCACGGGTCAACCCATCACGGACCTCGACCCAGCCCGTCGGGGTCCGCCACACCAACGCCCCGGTATGACGATTCGACAAGAACGCATACCCATCGATCGGCGCAAACGGCGACGGCATCGCCGCATCCTGCAACCCCTCAGGGTCCTGGATGGCGGCCGGCTGCCGGTCGATGTTGGCGATCTCGACCTCCCCGCTCAGGTCCCTGGCCCGTCGTGCTTGGCAAGGTACGGCGGTGCGGGCGGGCCAGCATCCCCCCGATCGGGTGAATCGGACGCTCCGGCCGCCCCGGCCCGCCGCTCGCGGCCCTGCTTGACGGCGCCGAGCATGAGCCGCAGGACCAGGCCCACCACCAGCAGGTCGCCCACCATCTGGACCATGGTGGTGATGCGGGCGGCGTCGGTGACGGGGGCGATGTCGCCGAACCCGACGGTGGCGAACACCGTGATCGTGAAGTAGAGGGCGTCGGTGCGGCTCAAGGGCTCGGTGAAGGCCTCCGCCTGGGTGTCGGCCAGTTTCACGTAGGCGGCCGCGAACACCAGCAGGAACAGGGGGATGGCGGCGCCCAGGGCCTCGATGGCCCGCAGGGCCGGGTAGGCCGACCGCAGGATCGACCGGACCTGCCAGGTGATGACGGCGGCGAACAGCGCCAGCCCGGCGGCCAGCAGCACGAACGTGGAGGCGTCGACGACGGCCGTGAAGGGCAGGCGGTAGTACAGCACCACCAGCACGGTCGAGGTCAGCGTGGCCCGCAGCACCGCCTCGACCACCCGCCGCCGGGGTGTCGTCACCGACCGACCTCCCCCGGTATCGTGATGTCCCCCGCCCATTATGGGACCGCGGATCGGCCCTGGCGGCATCGTCCTGATCGGGTGATCCCACCGCCGGAAACCTCATCCCAAAAGGGTGATGCCGCGGTACTGGCCCGGTGCCATGGTTCGCTCGGTCATCCATGGCGGCCTGCCAGTGTGGCCGGCCGCGGGACAAGGAGGGAACCAGCAATGTCCAACGAGGCGTATCAGGCGTCCGGAGCCCGCGCGGACCGGGAGGCGAGCGGGTGGGCGGTCGGGTTCATCCTGTTCGCCGCGATCCTGATGATCATGTCGGGCATCTTCCAGGCCCTGCAGGGCCTGATCGCCATCTTCGAGAACGAGTTCTACGTCGCCACCCGCAACTACACCTTCCAGTTCGACGCCACCAGCTGGGGCTGGATCCACCTGCTGCTCGGCCTGGTGGTGGCCTTCGCCGGCTATGGGCTGCTGTCGGGCCGGACCTGGGCCCGGGTCGTGGCCATCACCCTGGCCGTCCTCAGCGCCATCGCCAACTTCCTGTTCATCCCCTACTACCCGTTCTGGTCGCTGCTCATCATCACCCTGAACGTGTTCGTGATCTGGGCCGTCGCCGCCCACGGCGGTGACCTGCGCGACCGGGTCTGACGGCGGGAGGTGGAGAGCCCGTGGCGCGGTGCCGCGCACGGGCTCCCACCATCAGCTGACGTCGCTCAGGCGCTCGTCTCCTCGCCGTGCAGGGCGCCCTGGAGCTGGGCCTCGGCGTCCTTGGACAGCGACGACTTCAGGACCGTCCCGCCGTACTGGCGCAGGCCCTCGACCGCCTTGTCCGGGGTCACCTTCTCCACGACCAGGAACAGGGCCGAGGTGCCGGGCTTGAGCATGTCCCGGACCTGGTCCTGGAACTCCTTGTCGATCCCGGTCTTCTCCACCTTGCCCATCAGGGCCCCGAGGCCGGCGCCGACCGCCATCCCGAAGAACGGGACGAAGAACAGCATGCCGAACAGCATGCCCCAGAACATCCCCCAGGTCGCTCCCGCCCCCACCGCGTGGTGGTTGGTGGTGACCCGCAGCTTGCCCTCGCGGTTGCGGACGATCGCCGCCACCGCGTCGGGCTGGATGATGAGGTCCCGCTCGAGGCGGCCGACCTCGTCCATCGCGGCCAGGGCCGTGGTCTCGTCGGGATACCCGATCGCCAACAGGTCTGCCATCGCTTCCCTCCCGTCACCGTCGGCGCCGGTCGCCGACGCGCCGGCCCATGGAACTCCGGAGCCAGGCCCGGAGCATCCTGCGGATGGGATGAATGGTGCCCTCACCCGTTCTGGGTGAGCGGCAGCAGGACCTGGAAGCGGGTGTCGCCCGGGGCCGAGGTGAAGCGCAGGTCGCCGTGGTGGCGCTGGACGACGATCCGCCAGCTGATGTCGAGTCCCAGGCCGGTGCCCTGGCCGACCGGCTTGGTGGTGTAGAAGGGCTCGAGGACGTGGGCGGCCGCCGCCTCGGGGATGCCGGCGCCGTTGTCGCCGATCTCGACCAGCACGTGGTCGCCCTCCCGGGCCGTGCGCACGGTCAGCCGGCCGGTGCCGTCCATGCCCCCCATGGCGTCGACGGCGTTGTCGACCAGGTTGGTCCAGACCTGGTTGAGCTCGCCGGCGTAGGCGGGCAGCTCGGGCAGCGACCGGTCGTAGTCCCGGACCACCTCGATGCCCGTCTCCAGCTTGTGCTTGAGCATCGTCAGGGTCGACTCGAGTCCGTCGTGGACGTCGACCTGCTGGAGCGGGCTGCGGTCCATCTGGCTGTACTGCTTGGCCGCGCCGATCAGGGCCGAGATGCGGGCGGACGCCTGGCCGACCTCGTCCAGCAGGCTCTCGGCCTCGCAGGTGATGGCGGCGAGCCCGACGGCGTGGGGCAGCGCCTCGGCCGGGATCGCGGCGGCGACCCGCTCCAGCCAGCCGGTGCCGACCCCGGCCGCGACCAGCGGCGGGGCCAGGTCCCAGGCGCCGGTGACGCCGTGCTCCTCCAGCCAGCCGCCCAGCTCGTCCTCGCGGTCGGAGGCCCCCAGCGGCGACAGCGGCGCCTGGTCGGCGCGGCCGGCGGCGGCCTGGCGGACGAGGGCGACCAGCTCGGCCAGCCGCCCCCCGTCGAGGCCGCCCCCGGCGAGGGCGGCCAGCTCATCCCAGAGGCCGTGCAGACGCTCGGCCAGGGTGGCCGTGGCCCGGGCGGCGGCCGTGGCCGGGTTGTTCAGCTCGTGGGTGAGGCCGGCGGTGACGGTGCCGAGGGCGACCAGCCGCTCGCGCGTGCTGAGCGTCTGCTGGGAGCCCATCCCCTGGATGGCGAACCCCTCCAGCATGTGGGTGGCCATCGGGAACCACTCCCGCACCGCCCGGCCGAAGTCCTCGGCGGACAGCACCCAGAAGCGGCAGTCGGTCACGGCACGCAGCCCGGTGCCGTAGGAGCGCGCCATCGGCAGGTCGAGGTAGGCAAAGAACGCCCCGGCGTAGGTGCCGCGGTGGTCGGTCCGGTTCACCTCGATCTCGCCGCCGGGGGCCCGCATGACCAGCGACAGGGTGCCCTCCAGGAGCACGTACAGGCAGGTCGCGGGCTCACCGACGCGGTAGATCGTGGTGCCGGCCTCGTAGGCGGCGACCTCGCCCCGCTCGGCCAGCCAGGCCAGCTGATCGTCGCTCAACCGTTCGAACAGGAACAGCTCGCGGAGGGCGGCGGGAGCGAGGCGCTCGGTCACTGGGCCTCCAGGTAGCGGTGGACGAGCTGGATGGCCATGGCGCCCTCCCCCACCGCCGAGGCGACCCGCTTCACCGAGTTGGCGCGGGCGTCGCCGGCGGCGAACACGCCCGGGACGCTGCCCTCCAGGTAGTAGGGGTCGCGGTCCAGCGGCCAGCCGCGCGGCCGCCGGCCGCCGCGAAGCAGGTCCGGGCCGGTGACGACGAAGCCCCTGGCGTCGCGCTCCACCACCTTGTCGAGCCAGTCGGTGCAGGGCGCCGCCCCGATGAACACGAACAGGAAGGCCGCCGGCACCTCCTCGACCTCGCCGGTGGCGGCGTCGCAGAGTCGCAGGCCCTCCAGGTGCTCGGTCCCCTCCACTCCGGCGACCTCGGTGTTGGTCCGTACCTGGATGTTGGCGGTGTCGCGGATCTGGCGGATGAGGTAGTGGGACATGGAGCGCTCCAGGCCGTCGGCGCGGACCAGCAGGGTGACCCGCCGGGCGTGCCGGGACAGGAACACGGCCGCCTGGCCGGCGGAGTTGGCGCCCCCGACGACGTACACGTCCTCGTCGGCGCAGGCCGGGGCCTCGGTCGCGGCCGACCCGTAGAAGATCCCGCGGCCGGTGAGCTCGGCCACGCCGGGCACCTTCAGGGTGTGGTAGCTGACCCCGGTGGCCAGGACCACGGTGTGGGCGGCGACCTCGCCGCCGTCGGCGAAGCGGACCACCCGGGACGAGCCGCGGGCCTCCAGGCCGGTGACGGTGGCGGCGGTGAGGACCTCGGCCCCGAACTTGCCGGCCTGGCGGCGGGCCCGGTCGGTGAGCTGGGCGCCGCTGACCCCGTCGGGGAAGCCGAGGTAGTTCTCGATCCGGGCGCTCTGGCCGGCCTGCCCGCCGGTGGCCTCCCGCTCGACCAGGACGGTTCGCAGCCCCTCGGAGGCGGCGTACACGGCCGCACCCAGCCCGGCGGGGCCGCCGCCGACGATGACGGTGTCGTAGAAGCCGGTGGCCGGGGTGGTCGGCAGCCCGACCCGGGCCGCCAGCTCCTCCACGCCCGGGTCGACCAGGGCGTCGCCCTCGGGGGTGACGACCAGGGGGACGCCGGCCTCGTCGAGCCCGGCCGCCTCGAGCAGCCGCCGGCCCTCGGGGTCGTCGGCGGTGAGCCAGCGGTACGCCACCGAGTTGCGGGCCAGGAAGTCCCGCACCTCGTAGGACCGCGCCGACCAGCGGTGCCCCACGACCCGGGTCGCGCCGGCCTGCTGGTCCCCGGTGTCGCGCCACAGCTCGATCAGCTCGTCCACCACCGGATAGAGCTTCTCGTCGGGGGGTTCCCACGGCTTCAGCAGGTAGTGGTCGAGGTCGATCACGTTGATCGCCTGGATGGCGGCGTCGGTGTCGGCGTAGGCGGTGAGCAACGCCCGCCGGGCGTTCGGGAACAGGTCCATGGCCTGCTCCAGGAACTCCAGGCCGCTCATCTCCGGCATCCGGTAGTCGGCCAGCAGCACCGCCACCGGGTCGCCGCGGAGCTTGATCTCGCGCAGCGCCTCCAGCGCCTGCGGACCCGACTCGGCCCGGACGACACGGTGGTCCTGCCCGTAGCGGCGGCGCAGGTCGCGGGCGACGGCGCGCGACACCCCGGGGTCGTCGTCGACCGTGAGCAGGACCGGTTTGCTGGTCTCCATGGTGCCCGATGGTAGGGTCGGGGCCGGACAGCAACAACCGCACGGGGGAACGCATGGCGCGCCTGGACCACGACCGCTGCTGCGACGAGGTCGTCACCCAGACCATGCTGCTCAGGGACACGGTCTCGGGCGCCGACCTGTCGCAGGTGGTGCCCACCACGCCCGACTGGACCCTGGGCGACCTGGCCCGCCACGTCGGCGGCAACCTCCTGGCGGGCGAGCAGGCCGTCCGCACCGGCACGGCCGTCACCGAGCCGGAGCGGCAGGTCCCGGGCCACGGCGGCCCGGCCGGCGACGACCCGGCGGCGCTGGACGCCTGGCTGGCCGAGGCGGCCGAGCGGTTCGCCGAGACGCTGCGCAAGGCCGGGCCCGCCACCGAGGCCCAGATCTGGGTGGTCCGCTGGCCCACCGCCGCCTGGGCCCGCCGCGCCGCCCACGACGTGGTCGTCCACCGCGCCGACGCCGCCGGGGCGGTCGGCGCCGCCTACCTGGTCGACCCGGAGGTGGCCGCCGACGCCGTCGACGAGTTCCTCGACCTGCTGAGCAATCCCCAGGTCGCCGGGTCCGGGGACGGCGGCGGGGACGCCGGACTCCGCGGGACCGTGCACCTGCATGCCACCGACACGCCTCCCGGGCTGGCGTCGGAGTGGCTGGTCGAGCTGGAGCCCCCCACGTTCAGCTGGCGCCTGGCCCACGAGAAGGCGACCGTGGCCGTCCGCGCCCCGGTCGCCGACGTGCTCCGGGTCGTGACCCGCCGCCTGCCGCCCGGTGACGGCGCCGTCGAGGTCCTCGGCGACCGGGCCCTGCTCGACGCCTGGCTGGAGCGGCTCGTCCTTCGCTGACCCGGCGGCGGTCAGCCGCGGCGGCCGCGGGTGCGGTCGAGCTGGCGCCGGTCGCGCTTTGTCGGGCGGCCCATGCCGGGGTCGCGGCGGCCCGGCCACGCCTGAGGGTCGCGGGGCGGTGGCGGCGGGCTGCGGTCGATCAGGCACTCGGCCGCCGGACCGGCCCCGACCCGGGTCTCGATCGGCCGCACGACCTCGACGACCCGTTCCCGGTCGCCGACCCGGAGGCGGACCGTGTCGCCCTCCTTGACGGTGGCCGCCGGCTTGGCCCGGGCCCCGTTGACCTGCACGTGCCCGGCCCGGCAGGCCTGGGCCGCCCCGGACCGGGTCTTGGTCAGCCGCACCGCCCACAGCCAGCGGTCGACCCGGACCTTGTCCACGTGGCGCAGGGTCAGCGGGCGTCGTACGGCGGCTGGATCCGCCTGCTCTCCGGGGCGCGACCCGGCTCCTCGCCCTCGCCGAAGGCGCGGCTGATCGACCGCAGGGCCGAGGTGACCTCGCTCGGGATGACCCAGAAGGTGCTGCCCTCACCCTTGGCCAGCTGGGGCAGGGTCTGGAGGTACTGCCAGGCCAGCAGCTTGGGGTCGGCGTCGTTCTGGTGCACGGCCTGGAACACGGTCTCGATCGCCTGGGCCTGCCCCTCGGCCTTGAGGATGGCCGACTGGCGCTCGCCCTCGGCCCGCAGGATGGCGCTCTGCTTCTCCCCCTCGGCGGTCAGGATCTGCGACTGGCGCACGCCCTCGGCGGTCAGGATGGCCGCCCGCTTGTCACGGTCGGCCCGCATCTGCTTCTCCATCGCCTGCTTGATCGGGGCCGGCGGGTCGATGGCCTTGATCTCCACCCGGTTGACCCGGATCCCCCACTTGCCGGTGGCCTCGTCGAGCACGCCCCGCAGCTCGCTGTTGATCTTCTCCCGGGAGGTCAGCGTCTGCTCCAGATCCATGCCGCCGATCACGTTGCGCAGGGTGGTCACGGTGAGCTGCTCGGCCGCCTGGATGAAGTTGGAGATCTCGTAGGCCGCGGCCCGGGCGTCGGTGACGTGGAAGTACAGCACCGTGTCGATGTTGACCACGAGGTTGTCCTCGGTGATCACCGGCTGGGGCTGGAACGACACCACCTGCTCGCGCAGGTCGATCGTGGGCCGCACCCGGTCGACGAACGGGATGACGAAGTTGAGACCGGGCTCCAGGGTCTTGTAGTAGCGGCCCAGCCGCTCCACGTTCCGGGCCCGCGCCTGGGGCACGATCCGCACCGAGCGGACCACCACCAGCGCCGCCAGCAGCGCGGCGACGAAGGCGACGACGGCGACGACTTCCATTTGGTCACTCCCGCGGGTACACGAGGGCGGTCGCCCCCTCGATCTCGATCACGTCAACGGTGGTCCCGGGCGGGATCACCAGGGTCTCGTCGTAGGCCCGGGCCGACCACTCCTCGCCGCCGATCCGCACCCGCCCGGCATGGCCGGTGACCTCCTGCACCACCCGGGCCTGCCGCCCCACCAGCGCCGCCACCCCGAACCGGTGCTGCGGCCCGAACCTGGGGCGGAGCTGCCGCCTGACCAGCGGCCGGATCCCGACCAGCCCGGCCACGGCCACCACGGCGAAGGTGACGCCCTGCCAGAACACGTCGAGCCCCAGCGCCGCCGCCCCGGCCGCGGCCAGCGCCGCCACGGCCAGCAGGCCCAGCGCGGCCGTCAACGTGAGCAACTCGGCGACCCCGAGGATCGCCGCGAGAATGATCCAGACAACCGATTCCATCGCCGCGTGTTCCTCCCAGCCCAGAATACGCCTGCACGCTGCGGCAGGAAGTCACCTCGGTGACAGCGGTTGGCGACCGTCTTGCCGCTGAACACCCGCCCCGGCCCTACCGGCGTTTCCACCGGGCCCTCGCCGGAACGAAGGCAGCATGAGCTACCATCATAATGGCATTTGATGGTAGCATGCATGCATGGATGTTGCCGAACTCCCGCTCGTCGGCGGGCACCCGGCGCTCGATCTGGTGAACACCGTCGAGCGCGGGACGCCGGCTCCGGGCGGCCAACCGCTGGACTACCTGACCGATCCGCCGGCGCTGCTGCGCTGGGCACGGCGCGTGAGCATGGTCGACGAGGCGGAGGTCGGTGCCGTCACCGACAGCTGGGAGCGGGACCCGAGTTCAGCGCACGCCGCCCTGGCGGCCGTCCGAGACGTCCGGGAAGCGCTCCACGTGGCCCTGCTGGCGGCGATCGGTGCGGTCCCATCCGACACCGGGACCGTCGCCGGCGCCTTGGAGCGGCTGCACAGCAGGTGGGCTGCCGCGGTCGGACGCTCCCGGCTGGTGCTCGAACCCGAGGGGGCGGCCGCGGCCCAGCTGGCTGTCGGGGCGACGCCGGGGCCACTGGTCCCTGACCGCGCCGCCGCCGCCGCCGTGGACGTGCTTCGCACGGCCGAGCTGGCCCGCCTGCGGCGCTGCCCCCCCGATGCCGGGGGCTGCGGCTGGGTCTTCCTGGACCAGAGCCGCAACGGCTCGCGCCGGTGGTGCCGGATGGCCGACTGCGGAACAACGGCCAAGGCCCGCCGTCTCACCGAGCGTCGACGCGCCGCCCGGGCGCCTTTACCAAAGTAGCTACCTGCTGAATCAATAGCGGAGGAAGCATGACTGGGAGGCGCAGCACCGCAACGGCGGTCGCGGCCCTGCTGGCGCTGGCGGTGGCCGCCTTCACCTACGTCACCGCCGAGACCTTGCCGATCGGCCTGCTCCTGCTCATGACGGCGGACCTGGACGTCGCTCCGTCGGCCGTCGGCCTGCTGGTGACCTACTACGGGCTGGTCGTCGTGGTCGCCTCCCTCCCGCTCACCCACGTGACCCGGCGGGTGCCGCGCCGGCAGCTGCTGGCCGGCCTGTTGGCCGTGTCCGTCCTGGCCACCTGGGTGTCGGCCGCTGCCTCCAGCTACTGGGTGCTGCTCGCCGCCCGGGTGGTCACCGCGCTGAGCCAGGCGCTGTTCTGGTCGATCGTGGTCCCGACGGCCGCCGGGCTCTTCCCGCCGCGAGTACGCGGCCGGGTGATCGCGGTGGTGTTCGCCGGAAGCTCACTGGCCGCCGTCCTGGGCCTGCCGGTGGGGACCTGGCTCGGCCAGCAGGCCGGCTGGCGGACCGCGTTCCTGGGGCTGAGCGCGTTCGGGCTTGCGGCGATGGTCACCATCGCCACCTGCCTGCCGACCGCCATGCCGGGAGGCGGCCACGCCGCCCGCGGAACCACCCCGGATGCGCGCCGCTACCTGACGCTGATGGCGATGACCATCTTGGCCACCACCGGCACGTTCGCCGCCTTCACCTACGTCGCACCGTTCCTCACCGAGGTCAGCCAGTTCCCGGCGGCGGCGACCGGGCCGTTGCTGCTGGTTCGTGGCGTGGCGGGCATCGTCGGGGTCGCCGTCGGCGGGGCCCTGGTCGACCGCAGCCCATGGGCGGCGATGCTCATCCCGGTCACGGCCCAGGCCACGGCGCTGCTCGGCCTCTACGCCCTGGGCGCGACACCGGTCGCCGCCGCCGGGCTGGTCGCGCTGTCAGGGCTGTCGTTCGCCGCCCTGACCACCGCCCTGGCCAGCCGGGTCCTCCAGGTCGCGCCGGGCAGCGCCGACCTGGCGGCCGCCGGCGCGTCCACCGCGGTCAACGTCGGCATCACCGCCGGCGCGTTGATCGGCAGCATCCTGCTGCCCGGCCTCGGTGTCCGCAGCACCGCCCTCGTCGGCGGCCTGCTGAGCCTCGCCGCCCTCGGCGTCGCCCTCTGCGAGCCGCTGGTCGCCGCCAACGGCCGCATGCGGGTAACCATCTGCCCTCGTTTCCTGGCAGGCGGTGCTGGCGGGCGAGCAGCAGCCTCGGGCTGACGGTGCAGGCCAGCGAGGGTTGGGCCAACCTGCCCGCGGGGAGCGCGTCCGCCCCAAGCGGTGCCAGCC is from Actinomycetota bacterium and encodes:
- a CDS encoding potassium channel family protein, with protein sequence MTTPRRRVVEAVLRATLTSTVLVVLYYRLPFTAVVDASTFVLLAAGLALFAAVITWQVRSILRSAYPALRAIEALGAAIPLFLLVFAAAYVKLADTQAEAFTEPLSRTDALYFTITVFATVGFGDIAPVTDAARITTMVQMVGDLLVVGLVLRLMLGAVKQGRERRAGAAGASDSPDRGDAGPPAPPYLAKHDGPGT
- a CDS encoding FAD-dependent oxidoreductase, yielding METSKPVLLTVDDDPGVSRAVARDLRRRYGQDHRVVRAESGPQALEALREIKLRGDPVAVLLADYRMPEMSGLEFLEQAMDLFPNARRALLTAYADTDAAIQAINVIDLDHYLLKPWEPPDEKLYPVVDELIELWRDTGDQQAGATRVVGHRWSARSYEVRDFLARNSVAYRWLTADDPEGRRLLEAAGLDEAGVPLVVTPEGDALVDPGVEELAARVGLPTTPATGFYDTVIVGGGPAGLGAAVYAASEGLRTVLVEREATGGQAGQSARIENYLGFPDGVSGAQLTDRARRQAGKFGAEVLTAATVTGLEARGSSRVVRFADGGEVAAHTVVLATGVSYHTLKVPGVAELTGRGIFYGSAATEAPACADEDVYVVGGANSAGQAAVFLSRHARRVTLLVRADGLERSMSHYLIRQIRDTANIQVRTNTEVAGVEGTEHLEGLRLCDAATGEVEEVPAAFLFVFIGAAPCTDWLDKVVERDARGFVVTGPDLLRGGRRPRGWPLDRDPYYLEGSVPGVFAAGDARANSVKRVASAVGEGAMAIQLVHRYLEAQ
- a CDS encoding RNA-binding S4 domain-containing protein, which translates into the protein MDKVRVDRWLWAVRLTKTRSGAAQACRAGHVQVNGARAKPAATVKEGDTVRLRVGDRERVVEVVRPIETRVGAGPAAECLIDRSPPPPPRDPQAWPGRRDPGMGRPTKRDRRQLDRTRGRRG
- a CDS encoding MFS transporter, which codes for MTGRRSTATAVAALLALAVAAFTYVTAETLPIGLLLLMTADLDVAPSAVGLLVTYYGLVVVVASLPLTHVTRRVPRRQLLAGLLAVSVLATWVSAAASSYWVLLAARVVTALSQALFWSIVVPTAAGLFPPRVRGRVIAVVFAGSSLAAVLGLPVGTWLGQQAGWRTAFLGLSAFGLAAMVTIATCLPTAMPGGGHAARGTTPDARRYLTLMAMTILATTGTFAAFTYVAPFLTEVSQFPAAATGPLLLVRGVAGIVGVAVGGALVDRSPWAAMLIPVTAQATALLGLYALGATPVAAAGLVALSGLSFAALTTALASRVLQVAPGSADLAAAGASTAVNVGITAGALIGSILLPGLGVRSTALVGGLLSLAALGVALCEPLVAANGRMRVTICPRFLAGGAGGRAAASG
- a CDS encoding NfeD family protein — translated: MESVVWIILAAILGVAELLTLTAALGLLAVAALAAAGAAALGLDVFWQGVTFAVVAVAGLVGIRPLVRRQLRPRFGPQHRFGVAALVGRQARVVQEVTGHAGRVRIGGEEWSARAYDETLVIPPGTTVDVIEIEGATALVYPRE
- a CDS encoding SPFH domain-containing protein; protein product: MEVVAVVAFVAALLAALVVVRSVRIVPQARARNVERLGRYYKTLEPGLNFVIPFVDRVRPTIDLREQVVSFQPQPVITEDNLVVNIDTVLYFHVTDARAAAYEISNFIQAAEQLTVTTLRNVIGGMDLEQTLTSREKINSELRGVLDEATGKWGIRVNRVEIKAIDPPAPIKQAMEKQMRADRDKRAAILTAEGVRQSQILTAEGEKQSAILRAEGERQSAILKAEGQAQAIETVFQAVHQNDADPKLLAWQYLQTLPQLAKGEGSTFWVIPSEVTSALRSISRAFGEGEEPGRAPESRRIQPPYDAR
- a CDS encoding CGNR zinc finger domain-containing protein is translated as MDVAELPLVGGHPALDLVNTVERGTPAPGGQPLDYLTDPPALLRWARRVSMVDEAEVGAVTDSWERDPSSAHAALAAVRDVREALHVALLAAIGAVPSDTGTVAGALERLHSRWAAAVGRSRLVLEPEGAAAAQLAVGATPGPLVPDRAAAAAVDVLRTAELARLRRCPPDAGGCGWVFLDQSRNGSRRWCRMADCGTTAKARRLTERRRAARAPLPK
- a CDS encoding maleylpyruvate isomerase family mycothiol-dependent enzyme; amino-acid sequence: MARLDHDRCCDEVVTQTMLLRDTVSGADLSQVVPTTPDWTLGDLARHVGGNLLAGEQAVRTGTAVTEPERQVPGHGGPAGDDPAALDAWLAEAAERFAETLRKAGPATEAQIWVVRWPTAAWARRAAHDVVVHRADAAGAVGAAYLVDPEVAADAVDEFLDLLSNPQVAGSGDGGGDAGLRGTVHLHATDTPPGLASEWLVELEPPTFSWRLAHEKATVAVRAPVADVLRVVTRRLPPGDGAVEVLGDRALLDAWLERLVLR
- a CDS encoding DUF1269 domain-containing protein, whose protein sequence is MADLLAIGYPDETTALAAMDEVGRLERDLIIQPDAVAAIVRNREGKLRVTTNHHAVGAGATWGMFWGMLFGMLFFVPFFGMAVGAGLGALMGKVEKTGIDKEFQDQVRDMLKPGTSALFLVVEKVTPDKAVEGLRQYGGTVLKSSLSKDAEAQLQGALHGEETSA
- a CDS encoding ATP-binding protein, which produces MTERLAPAALRELFLFERLSDDQLAWLAERGEVAAYEAGTTIYRVGEPATCLYVLLEGTLSLVMRAPGGEIEVNRTDHRGTYAGAFFAYLDLPMARSYGTGLRAVTDCRFWVLSAEDFGRAVREWFPMATHMLEGFAIQGMGSQQTLSTRERLVALGTVTAGLTHELNNPATAAARATATLAERLHGLWDELAALAGGGLDGGRLAELVALVRQAAAGRADQAPLSPLGASDREDELGGWLEEHGVTGAWDLAPPLVAAGVGTGWLERVAAAIPAEALPHAVGLAAITCEAESLLDEVGQASARISALIGAAKQYSQMDRSPLQQVDVHDGLESTLTMLKHKLETGIEVVRDYDRSLPELPAYAGELNQVWTNLVDNAVDAMGGMDGTGRLTVRTAREGDHVLVEIGDNGAGIPEAAAAHVLEPFYTTKPVGQGTGLGLDISWRIVVQRHHGDLRFTSAPGDTRFQVLLPLTQNG